In Phreatobacter aquaticus, a single genomic region encodes these proteins:
- a CDS encoding DUF2244 domain-containing protein, translating to MSTGNPICEPDEAEDAPLFAAILTPHRSLGRTGFYAVMAAVIVLNLIGIVLFSAIGAWPVAPFLGLDVLIIFLAFRANYLHARAFEEVIVTPVDIRIRKVTFHGRSREWRFNPAWTRLHQAVDEDDGQVMSLTLDEGRRRLDIATFLPPVEREAFGKALKSALAEARRGPTRTRFD from the coding sequence ATGAGCACCGGCAACCCGATCTGCGAGCCTGACGAGGCTGAGGACGCCCCCCTGTTTGCGGCGATCCTCACGCCGCACCGCTCGCTTGGCCGTACAGGGTTCTATGCCGTGATGGCCGCGGTGATCGTGCTCAACCTCATCGGTATTGTGCTGTTCTCGGCGATCGGCGCCTGGCCGGTCGCCCCGTTCCTCGGGCTCGACGTGCTGATCATCTTCCTGGCGTTCCGGGCCAACTACCTGCACGCCCGGGCCTTCGAAGAGGTGATCGTCACGCCGGTCGATATCCGTATCCGCAAGGTGACGTTTCACGGCCGGTCGCGGGAATGGCGGTTCAATCCGGCCTGGACCCGCCTGCATCAGGCGGTCGACGAGGACGATGGCCAGGTGATGAGCCTGACCCTTGACGAGGGCCGCCGCAGGCTGGATATCGCGACTTTCCTGCCGCCGGTGGAACGCGAGGCGTTCGGGAAGGCGCTGAAGTCGGCGCTGGCCGAAGCGAGGCGCGGACCGACACGAACCCGTTTCGACTGA